ATATTCCAGCAGCTTCGACGGGAACGAGTACCGCACGAAGCCCTGCGCCACCGGGCGTGGGTTCACCAACACCGCGGCCCGGGCCAGCCGGGAGGCCAGTTCTTTCCGGCCGATCAACTGGGGCGGACGGACACGCGGATCGCGGGTGGCCTGGGCGCATAGCTCATCGGCCAGCTCGCCCCGGCCGAACAGGGCCAGCCGCAGGTCCGGATCGGGCAGTTCCTGGAACGCGCGCACGAGGCGGTCGACCCCGTACGCGCGGGTCAGGCCACCGGCGTAGACGATCTCGCGAAACGGCGTCTCGTCGCCGACGGTGGGCGTGGCGGGCAGCGGGTCACAGATGCCCTCCATCACCAGGCAGGGCAGCCCGGGGGCGAAATCGTCCGCCAGCGGCCGGGTCAGCGCGACGACACCGGAGCATCGGCGCAGCGCAGCACGCACCAGCGCGACGTCGATCCGACGAAGCAGCCGGACGAACGCCCCGTCGGTGGCCAGTGCGACTCCGGGCGGGTCGGTGAGCACCGGTACGACGTGGACTCCGCGGCGCCGCGCGACGAACGCCCCGCACCAGAGGAACGGCGCGTGAACGCCGTGGATCAGCAGCACGTCGCTGTCGGCCCGTTCGGGTCGGGCCCGCATCGCCGCCACGAAGCGGGTGAGGTGCTTCAGGCCGAGCAGGTTGACGAAGCCGAGAAGCTGTCCGTCCACATCGTCGAAGCGGAACCGCGCACGTCGGAACACGACCCGGCGGTTCCGCGGGTAGGTGGACACCGGCGCGGCAGACACCAGGCGGACCTGGCAGCCGGCGGCGCGCAGGCTCCGGACGAGGGCCCAGGCGAAGGTGTGCGTCTGGACCGACATGATCTCGTCCGTCGCCATGATCTCCCGCAGGACGGGGTCCGGCACGGTGAAGCCGAGCAGCGTCACCCGCAGGGCCATGTCAGCTCTCCAGGATCCGTCGGTAGGTCGCGTCGAGCGTGGTGAGCATCGTGTCCAGGCTGTAGTTCTCGCGAACCACTTTCTCGCCGATCGCGGCCAGGTAGGCCCGCTCGGCCGGATCGGCGAGCAGCGCCGCGAGCGCGGCGGCCAGTTCGTCGGGAGCGTCCGGCGGCACCAGCCGGCCACCGCCGAGGCGCAGCACCTCGGTGTTGCCACCGACCGCCGTCGCCACCACCGGCAGGCCGTACGCCATCGCCTCGAGCAGGGCGTTGGAAAGGTTCTCGTGCAGGGTCGGGAACACGAACAGATCGGCGGCGGAGAGTAGGTCCGGCACGTCGTCACGAGTCCCGAGCATGCGCAGGTCGAGCCCCGCGACGGCGCGCAGTTCGGCTTCGATCTCCGGGCGGTCGGGGCCGTCGCCGGCGACCAGGAGCACCGGACGCGGACCGCCCGATAGCCGGCGCAACGCCTCGGCGAGCGACCGAAAACCTTTCTCCCAGGTCAGCCGACTGACCGTGATCATCACGGTGGCGTCGGGCGGAAGACCGAGAGCCTTCCGCGTACGTTCCCGCGCGGCGTGCGGCCGCGACGGCACCGGGACGCCGTTCGGGATCACCCCCACGAAGCGTTCACCGACGGCACGGATGAAGGGACGCGCGGCAGCGTACTCGCAGACGGTGGCGACGTGCGTGGCCGCCCGCAACGTGAAGGGCTCGGCGACGCCCACCAGGAGCCGGCGCCTCCAGGTCGGCGGGCCGGTGAGATCTCGGACTGTGCCGTGCACGCTCACGAGCACGCGCGGCACACCGGCGAGCCGGGCGGCCAGCACCCCGTGGAAACCCTCGTTCTGCAGTCCGCGGACGTGGATCAGGTCGGGTCGCACCTGGCGGAGCATGGCGACCCAGTCGCGGAGGAGCCGTGGGTTGAGGCCGCCGTTCGCCCCTGGCTGATGCATCCGCACGAACTCGTACCGCTGACTCAGATGGGATGCCAGCACTCGCTCCAGTGTGGTCCGCGGACCGTTGGCGCCGATCCGGCCGGCGAAGTGCGCCACCACGACCGGTGGGCCGGACCGGTCGCGCCTCCTGATGCGGTCCATCGCCATCCTCCGAAACAATCGCGGCAGGCTTCCCAGCAATCGGTCAGCCATCAGAAAGTCACGTATAGTACTAACGACTTTACGGATGATCGGTGATGAATGTGGACACTAGGTCTGGCCGCAAATCGGGACCGGTGCGGACTTTCCTCGACGCGGACCAGAGCGGCGAGACGGGCCGCACCGCGGTGGCTCTGGCCGCCTACCGTTTCCCGCATGGCGACGCGCCGTCGAACCGGCTGCTCCAACTGGCTCGATCAGCCACCCCTGTCGGCGGCACGACCGTGGTGGTCAACGACTGGCCACCGGACGGGACGCTGCCGCCCACCACGCCCGATCTGCCGGCAGACGTCCGCCTGATCAACCTCCTACCTACCGGTGGCGGCCGCTGGCGGCGTTGGTGGCGGCGGCGCACCCGGTCCCGGCGGATGCTTCGGGCGCTCCGGGCGGCCGGAATCTCGCCCCGCCACGTCGACGCCGTCCACCTCCCGCTGGGCCTGTGGGACCTGGCCACCTGGGCCGTGCTGCGGGCCGGCCTGCGCTGCCCGATCACCGTCGACGTGACGGAACGCCACGATCCGGCACAGTTCGCCGGCGGTCGCCTGGGGCCGGGCTTCCTGCGGCACCGGTGGGCGTTCTTCCTGGCTGGCCGCCTGGCGGATCGGGTGATCGCCATCACGCACGCCCTGGAGCGGCATTTCGTCCGGGCCGGCCGGGCGACCCTCGTCGTGCCACCACAGATCGACGTCACCGCGTTCGCCGAGCCACGCCCGGCGTCCCTCGACAGCGGGCTACGACTGCTCTACGCGGGCTCGCCGACCAAGAAGGACCAGCTTGGCGTCGTCATCGCCGGCATCCTGTCGCTGCCACCTGGCCCACGTGCCCGGATCCACCTGGTGATCGCCGGCATGACCAGGGCGACAGCCGTCCGGACCAGCGACCTCACCGCGGAACACCTCGACGAGATCGGCGACGGGATCACGTTTCTCGGCCGGGTGTCCCGGGACGACGTGCTGGCCGAGCTGAGCCGCTCACACTTCTCCGTCCTGGTCCGCCCGCCGGCGGGCTACGCCCAGTTCGGGTTCCCCTCCAAGGTGCCGGAGAGCCTCGCCGCCGGATGCCCGGTCCTGCTCAACCACACGAGCGACCTCGCGCGCCACGTCGTCGACGGCGATGAGGGCATCGTTCTCGGCGGCTGCGAGGCCGGTGACGTCCGAGCCGGCCTCGAGCGCGCGCTCCAGCTCGACGACCCCGGCTGGCAGCGAATGAGCGCCGCCGCGCGGCGGCGCGCCGACGACTTCGACTACCGGCGCTGGCGGCCGGCGGTGAGTTCGTTCGTGATCGGGGACCCGGCACAGTCGGTCGACGCGCCGCCGGTCGATCGCCGGCTGAGCCGGAGCTGACCGCATCCGGGGCATCAGCCCAACGGCTGCTTGACGACATTGGTCTGGAACCACTCCGCCGTCTCCCGCAACCCCTCCTTGAGCGGAACGGGACGCACCTGCGGAAAAAGCTCCCGCAGGACCCGGTTGTCCGCCTCGGAGTGCCGCACGTCGCCGGCCCGTGGGGCCTGGTGCCGGCGGACGATCCGCCGCCCGACGATCTGCTCCAGCTCGGCCACGACCGTCAGCAGGTCCACCCGGACGCCGAACGCGAGGTTGACCGGGTGCGGATGCGACACCCGACGCCGCACCGCGTCCAACAGAATCGCGCAGACACCCCGGACGTGGGTGAAGTCGCGGGACTGCCGTCCGTCGCCGTAGATCTCGATCGGCTCGTCGCGCAGGGCCGCGTGGACGAAACGCGGCACCACCGCCGCGTAGGCGTGGTCGTGCCGTTGTCGGGGTCCATACACGTTGAAGAAGCGGAACGCCAGCGTGGGCAGACCGTAGGAAACCTGGTGGGCGATGGCGTACGCCTCGGTCGCCAACTTGCTCACCGCGTACGGACTCAGCGGGCCGGTCCAGGTCAGTTCGGGCTTCGGCAGCGTCGGGTTGGCGCCGTAGACGGAGGACGACGAGGCCACCACCACGTGACCCACGCCATGATGTCGCGCCGCCTCCAACACTCGAAGGGTGCCGGTGGCGTTCGCGTGGTGGGAGCTCACCGGATCCCGCAACGACCGTGGCACGCTGGGCAGCGCCGCGAGGTGAACGATCGCGTCACATCCGCGGACGGCGTCGTCGAGCACCTGATCGTCCAGGATCGACCCGGGAACAACTCGTACGTCGAGCCCGTCCAGATTGCTCATCGTGCCGGTCGCGAGGTCGTCCAGGATCCGGAGATCCGCGACGGCCGGATCGCCGACCGCGAGGCGGGCGAGGTTGGAGCCGATGAATCCCGCTCCTCCGGTGATGAGCAGTCGCACGAGCAGCCTCCTGAGCAGGGTCGGTACACCAGCCCAACGACCGGAGGCGGCAATCGTCGCGGATACTGTCAATTACCCCAAAAAGGTCAACTGTCTGGAGCGTGGGGGGTCAGGGGGTGCCGATCGGGCGCGCGACTCGGGGCACGACGACATCGGCCAGTGGCGCCAGTTCGGCCGGGGTTAGTCGTCGCTCCGGCGGATAGAGCGCGCGCTCGTGCGCGAGAATCGTGTCGATCGGCCAACGGAGACGGATCACCCGCGCTGGCGC
The genomic region above belongs to Micromonospora sp. WMMD1128 and contains:
- a CDS encoding glycosyltransferase — translated: MALRVTLLGFTVPDPVLREIMATDEIMSVQTHTFAWALVRSLRAAGCQVRLVSAAPVSTYPRNRRVVFRRARFRFDDVDGQLLGFVNLLGLKHLTRFVAAMRARPERADSDVLLIHGVHAPFLWCGAFVARRRGVHVVPVLTDPPGVALATDGAFVRLLRRIDVALVRAALRRCSGVVALTRPLADDFAPGLPCLVMEGICDPLPATPTVGDETPFREIVYAGGLTRAYGVDRLVRAFQELPDPDLRLALFGRGELADELCAQATRDPRVRPPQLIGRKELASRLARAAVLVNPRPVAQGFVRYSFPSKLLEYLAAGVPVVTTRLPGIPADYERHLMFAETDDGAGLREALARALALDADERRERGTAGATFARRERGPAAQGARLRQFLAGLAGFPGETPGGGPTAVTGARPPRG
- a CDS encoding glycosyltransferase; the protein is MADRLLGSLPRLFRRMAMDRIRRRDRSGPPVVVAHFAGRIGANGPRTTLERVLASHLSQRYEFVRMHQPGANGGLNPRLLRDWVAMLRQVRPDLIHVRGLQNEGFHGVLAARLAGVPRVLVSVHGTVRDLTGPPTWRRRLLVGVAEPFTLRAATHVATVCEYAAARPFIRAVGERFVGVIPNGVPVPSRPHAARERTRKALGLPPDATVMITVSRLTWEKGFRSLAEALRRLSGGPRPVLLVAGDGPDRPEIEAELRAVAGLDLRMLGTRDDVPDLLSAADLFVFPTLHENLSNALLEAMAYGLPVVATAVGGNTEVLRLGGGRLVPPDAPDELAAALAALLADPAERAYLAAIGEKVVRENYSLDTMLTTLDATYRRILES
- a CDS encoding glycosyltransferase, which translates into the protein MRTFLDADQSGETGRTAVALAAYRFPHGDAPSNRLLQLARSATPVGGTTVVVNDWPPDGTLPPTTPDLPADVRLINLLPTGGGRWRRWWRRRTRSRRMLRALRAAGISPRHVDAVHLPLGLWDLATWAVLRAGLRCPITVDVTERHDPAQFAGGRLGPGFLRHRWAFFLAGRLADRVIAITHALERHFVRAGRATLVVPPQIDVTAFAEPRPASLDSGLRLLYAGSPTKKDQLGVVIAGILSLPPGPRARIHLVIAGMTRATAVRTSDLTAEHLDEIGDGITFLGRVSRDDVLAELSRSHFSVLVRPPAGYAQFGFPSKVPESLAAGCPVLLNHTSDLARHVVDGDEGIVLGGCEAGDVRAGLERALQLDDPGWQRMSAAARRRADDFDYRRWRPAVSSFVIGDPAQSVDAPPVDRRLSRS
- a CDS encoding NAD-dependent epimerase/dehydratase family protein gives rise to the protein MRLLITGGAGFIGSNLARLAVGDPAVADLRILDDLATGTMSNLDGLDVRVVPGSILDDQVLDDAVRGCDAIVHLAALPSVPRSLRDPVSSHHANATGTLRVLEAARHHGVGHVVVASSSSVYGANPTLPKPELTWTGPLSPYAVSKLATEAYAIAHQVSYGLPTLAFRFFNVYGPRQRHDHAYAAVVPRFVHAALRDEPIEIYGDGRQSRDFTHVRGVCAILLDAVRRRVSHPHPVNLAFGVRVDLLTVVAELEQIVGRRIVRRHQAPRAGDVRHSEADNRVLRELFPQVRPVPLKEGLRETAEWFQTNVVKQPLG